The Candidatus Nanohalococcus occultus genome contains a region encoding:
- the gatC gene encoding Asp-tRNA(Asn)/Glu-tRNA(Gln) amidotransferase subunit GatC, giving the protein MVEKQAVQRAAKNARINLQDEEAEKFTEEFEQILDTFNKLEEVDTSDVEPAFHPIEVKSKTREDELEDSLDSGQVFVNTENEEDGKFKGPSA; this is encoded by the coding sequence ATGGTAGAAAAGCAGGCGGTCCAGAGAGCGGCTAAAAACGCACGGATAAACCTTCAGGACGAAGAGGCTGAAAAGTTCACAGAGGAGTTCGAACAGATACTAGACACATTCAACAAACTGGAGGAGGTAGATACTTCCGATGTGGAACCGGCATTTCATCCGATCGAGGTAAAGTCAAAGACAAGAGAGGATGAACTCGAAGACTCTCTTGACAGCGGACAGGTCTTTGTGAACACCGAAAACGAGGAAGACGGGAAGTTTAAAGGTCCAAGCGCTTAA
- the ftsZ gene encoding cell division protein FtsZ, producing MESIIDNSTEGGSQEQHKDANLDDVKDAKILVVGVGGAGNNQVTRIQNKEVEGAETIAINTDKQHLEISSADRKILVGRDLTKGLGAGGKPERGARSAEENRAELRELFKEADMVFITCGLGGGTGTGAAPVLAEIASKEDCIVIGTVTMPFEIEGARMSKAEEGLYRLRQHVDTAIVIENDRLLDIAGDMPLDQAFGVADELITTMIKGVTETISKPSLVNLDYADVQAIMNEGGVAVVGYGESDTNKKGKEAISEALSNPLLDVDFSGADGALMHVAGGQDLTLNEINDVGQTVKNRLDKNAQVIWGARVKEELEGKLQVISIITGVRSPYILGEVEDEKESEVSGDVNDLGLEVMNS from the coding sequence ATGGAATCCATAATCGACAACTCAACAGAAGGGGGCTCGCAAGAGCAGCACAAAGACGCAAATCTCGACGACGTAAAAGATGCTAAAATACTAGTAGTAGGAGTCGGAGGTGCCGGCAACAACCAGGTTACACGTATCCAGAACAAGGAAGTTGAGGGAGCAGAAACTATAGCGATAAACACAGACAAACAGCACCTAGAGATTTCCTCAGCTGACAGAAAGATTCTCGTAGGCCGAGACTTGACCAAGGGACTTGGAGCTGGAGGTAAGCCGGAAAGAGGCGCACGTTCAGCGGAGGAAAACCGCGCCGAGCTACGTGAACTGTTCAAGGAGGCCGACATGGTTTTCATCACCTGTGGACTCGGAGGAGGAACAGGAACCGGAGCAGCACCGGTGCTAGCGGAAATTGCCTCAAAAGAAGACTGTATCGTAATCGGCACAGTCACAATGCCTTTCGAGATCGAAGGCGCACGGATGAGCAAAGCCGAGGAAGGACTGTACCGGCTTCGACAGCACGTTGATACAGCAATTGTAATTGAAAACGACCGACTCTTGGATATCGCAGGCGACATGCCGCTCGATCAGGCGTTCGGAGTAGCAGACGAACTGATCACAACCATGATCAAGGGAGTCACAGAGACAATCAGTAAGCCTTCACTGGTCAACCTGGATTATGCGGACGTCCAAGCAATCATGAACGAGGGCGGCGTCGCAGTTGTTGGATACGGAGAGTCCGATACCAACAAGAAAGGGAAGGAAGCGATCAGCGAAGCACTTTCCAACCCGCTGCTTGACGTTGACTTCAGCGGCGCAGACGGCGCACTGATGCACGTGGCCGGAGGACAGGACCTAACACTGAACGAGATCAACGACGTCGGTCAGACAGTAAAGAACCGGCTTGATAAGAACGCACAGGTTATCTGGGGCGCCAGAGTCAAGGAAGAACTTGAAGGCAAGCTCCAGGTAATCTCGATCATCACCGGTGTAAGAAGCCCTTACATCCTCGGCGAAGTCGAAGACGAGAAGGAATCGGAAGTATCCGGTGACGTCAACGACCTCGGTCTCGAGGTTATGAACAGCTGA